The genomic DNA GTGTTTGCCTTTCTTCCCTCTTAAGTAAATGcactttgaaattaaccatgctGTAGTAATTAAACGAAATCCTCTACTTTATTTGTAACTAACAACACCCAAAAAGCCAAAGGTTGGTCCATATTTCATTGACAATTATTTCTTCTTCTTTGCCCGcttgtctttttctttttatttattattctatcTTTTCTGTTGAAGCTTATAGTTGGGTAGATGAACAAACTCTAGACGGAGATATCAATGTTTTGTTTTGTTTCCTATTTTTTTGATTCTATCCTTTAGCTGCCTTCAATGAACTCCAACTGTTTAGATGCATTCATTCTGATGATATTGTTTTATATTGGAACTCTGTACAAGAACAATTTCTAGAACGGGTTGGTATGAATATCTATAGGGAGTGAGAAAAAGTTAGCTCTGGTTTTGGTACAAGAATCCAccaataaaattttattcttattCAATCATGGAGAAttcaacatgtttttccttgTTTCAAATAAAGGCTGTTTAGTGCGGTTTTAGGAGAGCAAAAGCCATATAAAATCATTAGGTAATTTGGCAAATTTTCCATGATCCTTTTCTACCTCACAACATATATCCTACATCCTTAGAATCAGAGAATTGGGTTTTCTTTGTTGGAAAAAGATGGTAGGGAGTATAGACACATTGCACCGGAGTTTGAACTCAAATGGATCTTTTTACAACTTTAATGGTTTGGAGGAGAAACTTGATGAGCTTCGGCACCTTCTATGCAAGAGTGATGGTGATCCGTTGAGGATTGTGAGTGTGGGAGCAGGTGCTTGGGGAAGTGTGTTCGCAGCTTTGCTGCAAGATAGCTACGGGCAGTTTCGAGACAAGGTTCAAATCAGAATATGGAGGAGGCCTGGAAGAGCAGTTGATAGAGCTACCGCAGAACATCTCTTTGAAGTGATCAATTCCAGGGAAGATGTATTGAGGAGGTTGATACGACGTTGTGCCTATTTGAAGTATGTTGAGGCTAGGCTAGGCGATCGAACACTATTTGCGGATGAGATTTTGAAAGATGGGTTTTGCTTGAACATGATTGATACGCCACTTTGTCCTTTGAAAGTTGTGACTAATTTGCAGGAAGCTGTTTGGGATGCCGATATCGTGGTAAACGGCTTGCCTTCCACCGAGACACGTGATGTGTTCCAAGAGATCAGCAATTATTGGAAAGAAAGGATCACTGTGCCTATCATTATCTCTTTGTCTAAGGGTATAGAGGCTGCACTGCAACCCCTTCCTCATATCATTACCCCAACACAAATGATTAATCGAGCAAGTAAGACTTCCTCTTCAATTATTTAATATGCATTGGTGAAGCAAAGCAAAATTTTCAATTCCAGATGATATTGTTACTACTTTCACTTCCAGACCGCACAACCGATAGTCGAGTAGGATTCTCTGTTTCTTCTCAAGTAAATCTTTTATCTGTCCTGTTTTTGAGCTTTATGCGTATGTTCCTTGCAGCTGGAGTACCTATAGAGAACATACTCTATCTTGGGGGACCAAATATTGCCTCTGAGATATACAATAAGGAATATGCTAACGCTCGAATATGTGGAGCCGAACAGTGGAGAAAACCCCTAGCAAAGTTCTTAAGACAGCCCCATTTCATTGTATGGGACAACAGTGATCTTGTCACTCATGAAGTCATGGGCGGCCTGAAGAATGTCTATGCCATCGGAGCCGGTAAGTACCCCTGTATCTTTCGGCCAACTAAGTTTGTATAATAGACCACAACTGGTGCACCAGCATATTTGCAGTGATTCTTTTACCCATCCCATTGGCTTCCTTCAAAGATTATATACTATTTGATTTCCATGGAAGTAATGGTGAACAAATTTGGTTCATGATAGGTTAGACATCGTTTATCTGCTTAAGAAAGAAACTTTGAAGAAGCTAAatctttaatttatatttaagatGGATGCAAATAGGAAACAATCTAATCATTCGAGTTCAAAAGGTATACTTGATAATGACTTTCAAGTTTGATTTTCTCAGGAATGGTAGCAGCCCTGACCAAGGAAAGTGCTACTAGCAAATCTGTGTATTTTGCACATTGTACATCAGAAATGATATTTATTACCCATTTGTTGGCTGAAGAACCAGAGAAGCTGGCAGGCCCTTTGCTGGCTGACACTTATGTGACATTGTTAAAAGGTCGTAATGCATGGTATGGCCAAATGTTAGCCAAAGGAGAACTAAGTCGAGATATGGGTGATAGCATCAGCGGAAAAGGAATGAttcaggtaaaaaaaaaaaaatgcttgtTAAACATATATCTTATTCTTCAACTGTTATTTAGTAAGTGCAATTGATGACTTTATGAGAATGTGGCAGTACTTCAGGGTTATGACTCTAAATTGAATCTATCCATTATACTAATGAAGAACAAAATTAAACAAATGGTAATTGTTTACCAGGGAGTGTCTGCAGTAGGAGCATTTTATGAACTTCTGAGTCAATCGAGCTTAAGTGTGTTGCATCCAGATGGAAACAAGCCTGTTGCCCCTGTTGAGTTGTGCCCTCTATTGAAGACGCTCTACAAAATTCTTATAACAAGGTAGCTTCATATTCCTCATACAACAACTTCAATTTTCAGCTACAAATATCAGATAACATGTCTCTTTGACCAATGTGTAGTGACATGGTTATGTATGAGGAATAAGTCCAATGCTAAGCTTGTGGTCATGTATTTTGAATGTTTAGGGAGAAGACGGCTGAAGCGATTCTGCAGGCACTGAGGGATGAAACCCTGAATGATCCTCGAGAGCGCATTGAGATTGCCCAGACACATGCATTCTATAAACCTTCACTTCTAGGCCAGCCTTGACAAGTTTGATGCATACCAAGATTTCAAGTTTAAAGGGAACTAATCATATGGAACCAATTGTTTCAGAATTCAACATGGTGTGTCATTGTCATAAATATAGAGTGCTGCCTTTATCCGAAGCTCCATCCATGAAATTTGTCTcagtgaatttttttttcttttttgacaaAGGGAGCATTTTTATGTTGTGACAACaagaatgaaaatttttatagcgAGAATCACGAGAATTTTAATTATTCCAACTCTTGAATTTAAAGTCAACAGcaactttattttttcttttaccctttagttaaaaatttt from Gossypium arboreum isolate Shixiya-1 chromosome 9, ASM2569848v2, whole genome shotgun sequence includes the following:
- the LOC108454172 gene encoding glycerol-3-phosphate dehydrogenase [NAD(+)] GPDHC1, cytosolic, translated to MVGSIDTLHRSLNSNGSFYNFNGLEEKLDELRHLLCKSDGDPLRIVSVGAGAWGSVFAALLQDSYGQFRDKVQIRIWRRPGRAVDRATAEHLFEVINSREDVLRRLIRRCAYLKYVEARLGDRTLFADEILKDGFCLNMIDTPLCPLKVVTNLQEAVWDADIVVNGLPSTETRDVFQEISNYWKERITVPIIISLSKGIEAALQPLPHIITPTQMINRATGVPIENILYLGGPNIASEIYNKEYANARICGAEQWRKPLAKFLRQPHFIVWDNSDLVTHEVMGGLKNVYAIGAGMVAALTKESATSKSVYFAHCTSEMIFITHLLAEEPEKLAGPLLADTYVTLLKGRNAWYGQMLAKGELSRDMGDSISGKGMIQGVSAVGAFYELLSQSSLSVLHPDGNKPVAPVELCPLLKTLYKILITREKTAEAILQALRDETLNDPRERIEIAQTHAFYKPSLLGQP